A window of Pullulanibacillus sp. KACC 23026 genomic DNA:
CGATGTATCTCGTATTTATTGCTCTGGTGATTTAATTGGGATAGGACCAGATACCAATGAAGTGCTTGAATTGGTCATTCGTCACAGAATAGAATCCGTGTCAGGAAATCATGATGAAGCAATATTAGCTTTAGTAAAAGGTCGTCCTTATCCAAAGAGTCATGAAAAGTCATTGAAACATCATGAATGGGTTGCAAAGCATCTCGATACTCAATTTGTCCCTTATTTAGAGAATCTCCCCCGTCAAATTACCACCACTTTTGGTTCAAGTGACGCCCTTATAACACATTATCATTATCTCAATGAAAAACTCCCGATCGACCAAGATCCTTTTTCTCCGATTGTGGATCCGACATTTGATAACATTAAACAATTATTCAGTGATAATCAGGAGCCGTTCATCACCTTTGGCCATCATCATCCTGTCCACTATTTTCATAGTCTGTCAAATTGGTGGGTGAATCCAGGTTCATTAGGTTGTCATGTCAAAGCAGAAGCGCGTTATGCTTTAATCCATATATATAATGAAGGGTTGATCGTGAATCTTCACGCTGTTCCTTATGATCGCGACACTTGGCTGAAACAATATGAACAATATAAGGTGCCTGACCGAGAATTCATTCTTAAAGCTTTTCATGGACAATAAGTGATAAACACTAAAAAACGAGACAAGAGGCAGGCTCTGTCTCGTTTTCTATATCGCTTTACCAAACATAAGAGGTCCCTACAATAATGAGAAGGATGAACAACACGACGATCAGAGCAAAACCGCCGCCAGCATAACCTGCACCATAAGCCATGCCTAACACCTCCCATTCGTCAGGTTATAGTCAACTTTATTTTCAAATGGGTTTACCAAACGTAGGAGGCACCCACAATAATTAAAAGAATAAACAACACGACGATCAAAGCAAAACCGCCGCCAGCATAACCTGCACCGTATGCCATTTGCTTCCACCTCCAAAAAAGTGTTTCG
This region includes:
- a CDS encoding metallophosphoesterase family protein; protein product: METVAIITDIHGNSPALKAVLEAISQRDDVSRIYCSGDLIGIGPDTNEVLELVIRHRIESVSGNHDEAILALVKGRPYPKSHEKSLKHHEWVAKHLDTQFVPYLENLPRQITTTFGSSDALITHYHYLNEKLPIDQDPFSPIVDPTFDNIKQLFSDNQEPFITFGHHHPVHYFHSLSNWWVNPGSLGCHVKAEARYALIHIYNEGLIVNLHAVPYDRDTWLKQYEQYKVPDREFILKAFHGQ
- a CDS encoding YjcZ family sporulation protein, with amino-acid sequence MAYGAGYAGGGFALIVVLFILLIIVGTSYVW
- a CDS encoding YjcZ family sporulation protein, with the protein product MAYGAGYAGGGFALIVVLFILLIIVGASYVW